TGACGTCACCGGCTGGTCGCCTTCCGACGTACGTTCGGCGTTCACGCTGCGGATCGCGCTGATCCTGGGGCGTCTGGCCGATGGAGATCCCCAACTCTAGGCTTTTGTCGGGGACCTACAATTCCCCCTCCTGTTCTTCGTCCCTGTCCCCACGGGCGGCCGTGCCCGTTCACAAGAGAGAGTGTGAGAGTGCTCGTACTCGTCGCTCCCGGCCAGGGTGCCCAGACGCCCGGCTTCCTGACTCCTTGGCTCGACCTCCCCGGCGCCGCCGACCGCGTCGCCGCGTGGTCGGACGCCATCGGGCTCGACCTTGCCCACTTCGGAACGCAAGGAGACGCCGACGCGATCCGGGACACCGCCGTCGCCCAGCCGCTGCTGGTCGCCGCGGGTCTCCTGTCCGCCTCGGCACTCGGTGCCACGGCGCCCGCCGCCCCGGCACCCGACGCCGTCGCGGGACACAGCGTCGGTGAGATCACGGCCGCCGTCCTCGCGGGTGTCCTGGACGAAACGGCCGCACTGAAGCTCGTGCGCAAGCGGGGCCTGGCGATGGCCGAGGCCGCCGCCGTCACCCGGACCGGGATGTCGGCGCTGCTCGGCGGCGACCCCGAAGTGACGATCCCGCACCTGGAGAAGCTGGGCCTGACCCCGGCGAACGTGAACGGCGCGGGCCAGATCGTGGCCGCCGGCACGCTGGAGGAGCTGGCCGCCCTGGAGGCGGACAAGCCCGAGGGCGTACGCCGGGTGGTGGCTCTCAAGGTCGCGGGCGCGTTCCACACCCGGCACATGGCTCCGGCGGTCGACGTCCTCGCGCAGGCCGCGGCGGAGCTGTCGCCGGCCGACCCGACGGTCACGTACGTCTCGAACAAGGACGGCAACGCCGTCACGACGGGTGCCGAAGTGGTCTCCCGGCTGGTCGGTCAGGTCGCCAACCCGGTCCGCTGGGACCTGTGCATGGAGACCTTCAAGGAACTCGGCGTGACCGCGCTGGTCGAGGTGTGCCCCGGTGGCACGCTGACCGGTCTCGCCAAGCGCGCGCTGCCCGGCGTGAAGACGCTGGCGCTGAAGACACCCGACGACCTCGAAGCGGCTCGCGAGCTCATCGCCGAGCACGCCTCGGCCTGAGCGCGTAAGGAGCCCACTGAGCATGTCGAAGATCAAGGCCCGCAAAGGCGCCCCGTTCGCGCGGATCCTCGGTGTGGGCGGCTACCGCCCGGTTCGCGTCGTCCCGAACGAGGTGATCCTCGAACGCATCGACTCGTCCGACGAATGGATCCGTTCGCGCTCCGGCATCGAGAGCCGGCACTGGGCCAACGACGAGGAGACCGTCGCCGCGATGTCGATCGAGGCGTCCGGCAAGGCGATCGCCGACGCCGGGATCAGCGCCGAGCAGATCGGCGCCGTCGTCGTCTCGACCGTCTCCCACTTCAGCCAGACCCCGGCCGTCGCCACCGAGATCGCCGACAAGCTCGGCACGGCGAAGGCCGCGGCCTTCGACATCTCGGCGGGCTGCGCCGGCTTCGGCTACGGACTGACGCTCGCCAAGGGCATGATCGTTGAGGGTTCGGCGGAGTACGTGCTGGTCATCGGCGTCGAGCGGCTGTCCGACCTGACCGACCTGGAGGACCGCGCGACGGCCTTCCTGTTCGGTGACGGCGCGGGCGCGGTCGTCGTGGGCCCCTCCGAGGAGCCGCACATCGGCCCCACCGTCTGGGGTTCCGAGGGCGACAAGTCCAACACCATCAAGCAGACCGTCCCCTGGGACCGTTTCCGGATCGGGGACGTGTCCCAGCTGCCCCTGGACTCCAAGGGCGAGGTCAAGTTTCCCGCGATCACGCAGGAAGGCCAGGCGGTGTTCCGCTGGGCCGTGTTCGAGATGGCCAAGGTCGCCAAGGAGGCGCTGGAAGCCGCCGGACTCACCGCGGACGACTTGGACGTCTTCATTCCCCACCAGGCCAACGAGCGGATCATCGACTCGATGGTGAAGACTCTCAAGCTGCCGGAACACGTCACGGTCGCGCGTGACGTGCGCACCACAGGTAACACTTCGGCCGCCTCGATCCCGCTCGCTATGGAGCGGCTCCTGGCGACCGGCGAGGCGAAGAGCGGCGACACCGCGCTCGTCATCGGCTTCGGGGCGGGTCTCGTGTACGCCGCGACGGTCGTTACCCTCCCCTAGGCACACCGTCCGGAACGTTCCGGACGGTCGTACCGCCACACCCTCTGGATACACAAGAAGGAGCGCCTGACATGGCCGCCACCAAGGAAGAGATCGTCGCCGGTCTCGCCGACATCGTGAACGAGATCGCCGGCATCCCGGTCGAGGACGTCCAGCTGGAGAAGTCCTTCACCGACGACCTCGATGTCGACTCGCTGTCCATGGTCGAGGTCGTCGTCGCCGCCGAAGAGCGCTTCGACGTCAAGATCCCCGACG
This sequence is a window from Streptomyces ortus. Protein-coding genes within it:
- a CDS encoding ACP S-malonyltransferase, which produces MLVLVAPGQGAQTPGFLTPWLDLPGAADRVAAWSDAIGLDLAHFGTQGDADAIRDTAVAQPLLVAAGLLSASALGATAPAAPAPDAVAGHSVGEITAAVLAGVLDETAALKLVRKRGLAMAEAAAVTRTGMSALLGGDPEVTIPHLEKLGLTPANVNGAGQIVAAGTLEELAALEADKPEGVRRVVALKVAGAFHTRHMAPAVDVLAQAAAELSPADPTVTYVSNKDGNAVTTGAEVVSRLVGQVANPVRWDLCMETFKELGVTALVEVCPGGTLTGLAKRALPGVKTLALKTPDDLEAARELIAEHASA
- a CDS encoding ketoacyl-ACP synthase III, which translates into the protein MSKIKARKGAPFARILGVGGYRPVRVVPNEVILERIDSSDEWIRSRSGIESRHWANDEETVAAMSIEASGKAIADAGISAEQIGAVVVSTVSHFSQTPAVATEIADKLGTAKAAAFDISAGCAGFGYGLTLAKGMIVEGSAEYVLVIGVERLSDLTDLEDRATAFLFGDGAGAVVVGPSEEPHIGPTVWGSEGDKSNTIKQTVPWDRFRIGDVSQLPLDSKGEVKFPAITQEGQAVFRWAVFEMAKVAKEALEAAGLTADDLDVFIPHQANERIIDSMVKTLKLPEHVTVARDVRTTGNTSAASIPLAMERLLATGEAKSGDTALVIGFGAGLVYAATVVTLP
- a CDS encoding acyl carrier protein; translation: MAATKEEIVAGLADIVNEIAGIPVEDVQLEKSFTDDLDVDSLSMVEVVVAAEERFDVKIPDDDVKNLKTVGDATEYILKHQG